A region of the Rhodospirillales bacterium genome:
AGCGCCACGGCATCGACGGACTCCTGCTGGCGACAATTCTGGCCGGCGCGATCATGGTCGCGGTCGGATTGTTCCGACTCGGCACCTACATCAAGTTCATCCCCTACCCCGTCACCGTCGGCTTCACCGCCGGCATCGCCGTCATCATTTTTGCGAGTCAGATCAGGGACCTGTTCGGCTTGACGCTCGCCGGGCCGGAACCGGGGCCGATCCTCGACAAAATTCCGGCGTTGCTCGACGCCGGATCGAGCGCCAATCCGGCCGCCGCCGGGGTCGCGCTGGCGACCATCCTCGTGATCGTCGGATGCAAGCGGATCCACGTCGCCTTGCCTGGCATGCTGATCGCGGTGGCGGTCGCCTCGGTCGTCGCCGCGATCCTGAACCTGCCGGTCGAGACCATCGGCTCGCGCTTCGGCGGCATTCCGCGCACTTTGCCGCTGCCCGCCTTGCCCGACATCACCCCGGCCAAGCTGCAAGCCGTGTTGCCGGACGCGCTGGCATTCGCGCTGTTGGGCGCGATCGAATCGCTTTTGTCGGCGGTCGTCGCCGACGGCATGACCGGCCGCCGCCACCGCTCCAATTGCGAATTGGTCGGGCAAGGGATCGCCAACGTCGCCTCCGGCCTGTTCGGCGGCATTTGCGTCACCGGCACCATCGCCCGCACCGCGACAAACGTGCGCTCCGGCGCGCGCGGGCCGGTCGCCGGGATGCTGCACGCGCTTTTCCTGCTGTTGTTCATGCTGCTGGCGGCGCCGCTCGCCGATTACATCCCGCTCGCGGCGCTCGCCGGGGTGCTGGCCGTGGTCGCCTGGAG
Encoded here:
- a CDS encoding SulP family inorganic anion transporter; the protein is RHGIDGLLLATILAGAIMVAVGLFRLGTYIKFIPYPVTVGFTAGIAVIIFASQIRDLFGLTLAGPEPGPILDKIPALLDAGSSANPAAAGVALATILVIVGCKRIHVALPGMLIAVAVASVVAAILNLPVETIGSRFGGIPRTLPLPALPDITPAKLQAVLPDALAFALLGAIESLLSAVVADGMTGRRHRSNCELVGQGIANVASGLFGGICVTGTIARTATNVRSGARGPVAGMLHALFLLLFMLLAAPLADYIPLAALAGVLAVVAWSMAEKYAFLTIARTGGGDALVLLATFALTVFRDLIEGIIVGVALGSILFINRMAEAANIETHAPLVSADQADGRGEMPYDPAQAADSDIVVYRITGAFFFAAASTIGSVLDRIADTHRAFIVDFSAASFVDSTAAKTIEAMARKARRHGVKLLITGTTPEIRRELFVNGVRPPLATYKQTLADGLKAARRETANAG